A genomic window from Microbacterium sp. ET2 includes:
- a CDS encoding SHOCT domain-containing protein: protein MPIRRMGRPGLLGLAARTAVVAGTASAVSGSMQGSRERKAQAQYEQEQYQAAQQQAQLDAAAQAAVAAQMPQAAPAASAPAAPAAGGGDDMIARLQQLAALKQSGVLTDEEFSAAKAKLLS, encoded by the coding sequence ATGCCGATTCGACGCATGGGACGCCCCGGCCTGCTGGGCCTCGCCGCCCGAACCGCCGTGGTCGCGGGGACCGCATCGGCCGTGAGCGGCTCGATGCAGGGTTCGCGGGAGCGCAAAGCGCAGGCGCAATACGAGCAGGAGCAGTACCAGGCCGCGCAGCAGCAGGCTCAGCTCGATGCTGCGGCTCAGGCCGCGGTGGCCGCACAGATGCCGCAGGCCGCGCCCGCGGCATCCGCTCCTGCCGCCCCTGCCGCCGGCGGAGGCGATGACATGATCGCGCGGCTGCAGCAGCTCGCAGCGCTGAAGCAGAGCGGCGTCCTCACGGACGAAGAGTTCAGCGCCGCGAAGGCGAAACTCCTTTCCTGA